A stretch of Arthrobacter sunyaminii DNA encodes these proteins:
- a CDS encoding sugar ABC transporter ATP-binding protein, with protein MTNPLLRMSGVSKKFGGAVALEDVHLELHAGEVHALMGENGAGKSTLMKILSGVYTPDAGTIELNGEQISIANPRDALAKGIAIIHQELNTVPDMTVAENLSLGSEPNRGGILNRRELRRSAREKLDRIGADIPVDLPIGRLSVGMQQMVEIARAVAENAKILVLDEPTASLSQAEAERLFELVEDMRGRGMALAYISHRMEEVWKLSDRITVLRDGRWVSTTGRSEATPEDIVNRMVGRDVDNLYVHEDREPGATVLSVRGLTNGKGIGPVDLDIRAGEVVGLVGLVGAGRTELARMIFGADAKTGGTVSIDGNEVQISSPGDAIAHRIGLLPESRKEQALFLDMSIRDNAAMSTFGKFSSAGLIKRRSLRDAVKGEVASLRVRSTSIDQLVRGLSGGNQQKVVLSRWLMLEPKVLILDEPTRGVDIGAKQEIYRIINDLVARGVAVLVISSDLPEALGISDRVFAVRDGQLVKEFSRAEATEQSVMMYATGVATEGSAESQLLGEK; from the coding sequence ATGACTAATCCATTACTGCGCATGAGCGGAGTCAGCAAGAAATTCGGCGGCGCCGTAGCCCTCGAAGACGTTCACCTGGAACTGCATGCGGGCGAAGTTCACGCGCTGATGGGGGAAAACGGGGCCGGCAAGTCCACCCTCATGAAAATCCTGTCCGGCGTGTACACCCCGGATGCAGGCACGATTGAGCTCAACGGCGAGCAGATCTCCATCGCCAACCCCCGCGACGCCCTGGCCAAGGGCATCGCCATCATCCATCAGGAACTGAACACCGTTCCGGACATGACCGTGGCGGAGAACCTGTCCCTGGGCAGCGAGCCGAACCGCGGCGGCATCCTCAACCGCAGGGAACTGCGCCGCTCGGCCCGGGAGAAACTGGACCGGATCGGCGCCGACATTCCGGTAGACCTGCCCATCGGCCGCCTCTCCGTAGGCATGCAGCAGATGGTGGAAATTGCCCGCGCCGTCGCCGAAAACGCCAAGATCCTGGTCCTGGACGAACCCACCGCCTCCCTCTCCCAGGCCGAAGCGGAACGGCTCTTCGAACTGGTGGAGGACATGCGCGGCCGCGGCATGGCCCTGGCCTACATCAGCCACCGGATGGAAGAAGTCTGGAAACTCTCGGACCGGATCACCGTGCTGCGCGACGGCCGCTGGGTCTCCACCACCGGCCGCAGCGAAGCCACCCCCGAAGACATCGTGAACCGGATGGTGGGCCGCGACGTCGACAATCTCTACGTCCACGAGGACCGGGAGCCGGGCGCCACCGTCCTGTCCGTCCGCGGACTGACCAACGGCAAGGGCATTGGCCCCGTGGATCTGGACATCCGTGCCGGCGAAGTCGTGGGCCTGGTGGGCCTGGTCGGTGCCGGCCGCACCGAACTGGCCCGGATGATCTTTGGCGCCGACGCCAAGACCGGCGGCACCGTCAGCATCGACGGCAACGAGGTGCAGATCAGCAGCCCCGGCGACGCCATCGCCCACCGGATTGGCCTGCTGCCGGAAAGCCGCAAGGAACAGGCCCTGTTCCTTGACATGTCTATCCGCGACAACGCCGCCATGAGCACCTTCGGGAAGTTCAGTTCCGCCGGCCTCATCAAACGGCGCAGCCTCCGCGACGCCGTCAAGGGTGAAGTTGCCTCCCTGCGCGTGCGCAGCACCTCCATCGACCAGCTGGTACGCGGCCTCTCCGGCGGCAACCAGCAAAAGGTGGTGCTTTCGCGCTGGCTGATGCTCGAACCGAAGGTGCTCATCCTCGATGAACCCACCCGCGGCGTCGATATCGGCGCCAAGCAGGAGATCTACCGCATCATCAATGACCTGGTTGCCCGGGGCGTGGCGGTGCTGGTGATTTCCTCCGACCTGCCCGAGGCACTGGGCATCAGCGACCGCGTCTTCGCCGTGCGCGACGGCCAGCTGGTGAAGGAATTCAGCCGTGCAGAAGCAACCGAACAATCCGTCATGATGTACGCCACCGGCGTTGCCACCGAAGGATCCGCCGAATCCCAGCTCCTGGGGGAAAAGTAA
- a CDS encoding ABC transporter permease subunit produces MSTLTKNPSSSAPAAKKGPDLPWLWDRYGILAVLVILVVMMSMFAPNFLSVDNGLNVARAVSINAILAAGMTLVILTGGIDLSVGSVVALTGVSSILLWTAGAPAIVAVLGGIVVGAATGLINGSLIAYLGLPAFIITLGALTYIRGFSYSLTDAQPLIASDLGFRALGNGGIAGIPTPVVLMIAVYAVLWFVLERTTFGRHIYAIGGNAEAARLAGIKVKWTLVRVYLIMGACAGLAGVIFAARVESGQPKAGEGYELDAIAAVVLGGTALAGGRGRIVGTLIGALIIGVLSNGLVLMNVPFFYQLVVKGIVIVLAVGIDGLKNFKRA; encoded by the coding sequence ATGTCCACACTTACAAAAAACCCGTCCTCCTCCGCTCCCGCCGCCAAGAAAGGCCCGGACCTGCCCTGGCTCTGGGACCGGTACGGCATCCTGGCCGTGCTGGTCATCCTCGTGGTGATGATGAGCATGTTCGCGCCGAACTTCCTCAGCGTGGACAACGGCCTCAACGTGGCCCGCGCCGTCTCCATCAACGCCATCCTCGCTGCCGGCATGACCCTGGTGATCCTCACCGGCGGCATTGACCTGTCGGTGGGTTCCGTCGTCGCCCTGACCGGCGTCAGCTCCATCCTGCTCTGGACCGCCGGCGCCCCCGCCATCGTCGCCGTCCTCGGCGGCATTGTGGTGGGCGCTGCCACCGGCCTGATCAACGGCAGCCTGATTGCCTACCTAGGCCTGCCCGCATTCATCATCACCCTCGGCGCCCTGACCTACATCCGCGGGTTCTCCTACTCGCTCACCGACGCGCAGCCGCTGATCGCCAGCGACCTCGGCTTCCGCGCCCTGGGCAACGGCGGCATTGCCGGGATTCCGACGCCGGTGGTCCTGATGATCGCGGTCTACGCCGTCCTCTGGTTTGTCCTGGAGCGCACCACCTTCGGCCGGCACATTTACGCCATCGGCGGCAACGCCGAAGCCGCCCGCCTGGCCGGCATCAAGGTCAAGTGGACCCTGGTCCGCGTCTACCTGATCATGGGCGCCTGCGCCGGCCTGGCCGGCGTCATCTTCGCCGCCCGCGTGGAATCCGGCCAGCCCAAGGCCGGCGAAGGCTACGAACTGGACGCCATTGCCGCCGTCGTCCTCGGCGGCACCGCCCTGGCCGGCGGCCGCGGCCGGATTGTGGGCACCCTCATCGGTGCCCTGATCATCGGCGTGCTCAGCAACGGGCTGGTGCTGATGAACGTTCCGTTCTTCTACCAGCTGGTGGTCAAGGGCATTGTGATTGTCCTCGCCGTAGGCATCGACGGGCTGAAGAACTTCAAGCGCGCCTGA